The stretch of DNA ACCAATAAAAGGTTCATTTTTTAAATTAGCAGGTGGAAGTGGTTTTCAGCGTCCATTTGAACTGGCAACTCTACGATTGCGAAATATGACAGAAGTTTTGGGTAACTTCTCAATCTACGTTCCTCAGTCGGCTTATTTGACTCAACGGGGAGGAACTTTTCTGTTTGATCGAGATGGAAATTTATTATATGAATATCGCGATCGCGGTATTCTGGGTTTTGCAGAAAATATGAGCCTTCCCTTATCTTTTTTAAATGATCAATAATTCATGATTACTGAAGCTCAAACTATTTTTGAAGAATATGATTTAATTCCAATTAACAGTCAACCATGAAATCTATTTTATGTGGCACAAATATCATCGCCAACTTGCTTTTGCTATAGCAATTCCCATTGCAATTTTAGGTGGCTTAATGGGTTTAGGGGGTGCTGAATTTCGCTTACCAGTCTTAGCCGGTTACTTGGATTATTCTGCCCGTCAAGCAGTACCTTTAAATTTAGCGATCAGTTTGGTAACAATTGTTTTTTCCTTATTTATTCGTAGTAAAACCCTAGCATTTAATTCTCTAATACCTAATCAACCGATCTTATTGTCTTTAATTGTTGGCGCAGGAATTTCTGCTTGGTTGGGTGCAACTTGGGCAAGAAAGCTTTCTAATGAACAGTTAGAAAAAATTATTTTAGTATTTTTAGTTTCCATTGGTTTGGCTTTAATAGTCGAAGCTTTTTTACCAGAAGCTTTACCAGCAATTGTTCCAGACGTTTTATTTTTGCAGATTATATTCGGAATTATTTGTGGTTTGGCAATTGGCTTAGTTAGTAGCGTACTGGGTGTAGCAGGAGGAGAATTAATTATTCCAACTCTTATTTTTGGTTTTGGTTTAGATATTAAAACTGCAGGTACAGGAAGTCTAATTGTGAGTTTACCGACAGTAATCGTTGGCATTGTTCGCTATATTCAAAAACAAGCTTACAGCGATCGCGTTATTTTTAAAAATACTGTTATCCCAATGAGTTTAGGCTCAATGATTGGGGCAATTTTAGGAGGGATGCTAGTAGGAATAATCTCTGCCAGATTACTCAAACTTATTTTGGGCTTAATTTTAATTATTTCTGCTTTTAAAGTGTTTAATTCTCTTAGTTTTTCCGAACACCGAAGAGATTAATACTTTTTCTTGTTGGTTGGCAACTATTAGTGAAACTCAACACCGAATAACTTTGTATCTTAAATTAAATCAACCCACTCATGATTCTGAAGATTACCATATCCAAGCAGAAGTTTTTAAAGATAAATGGCTAGAATTAAAAGAACGTTCTTTGCCTTGGAAGATTCAACTTAATCCACTATGAATTATGCTGTTGCAAGAATGAAAATAATAATAGCGATCGCTATTTGAGCTAAATCAACCACTTAGGAGAAGTTAACAGAAACAATTCGCTTTTACCTAAAGGATTTTCAATCTTTGGTACATTTAAGCCCACAATACCAGCTTTTTTAACTACAATTTGTTCTTTAACAGTTCCCCATACCAACATTTCTGTCCAATTTCCTAAATCTGGCTGATGACCAACTAAAGCCAACTTACAATTTGAATTAGGCTCAGAAAACTGAGAATACCACTCTAACCACTTATTAATATCACTATCAGGTGCAAGAGATTCAAAAATTTCGATTTGATTAGTTAAACCAACTTTTTGAAAAATTTCTGCCGTTTGATGCGCTCTTATTAAGGGACTAGTTAAAATTAGGTCGAATTTCAAATTAATTGCTCGTAATTTTTCAGCTACTTGTTTAGTTTTAATCCGACCCTTTTCAATTAGTGGAC from Stanieria cyanosphaera PCC 7437 encodes:
- the sixA gene encoding phosphohistidine phosphatase SixA, encoding MEVYLIRHGIAAERGTYTNDDERPLIEKGRIKTKQVAEKLRAINLKFDLILTSPLIRAHQTAEIFQKVGLTNQIEIFESLAPDSDINKWLEWYSQFSEPNSNCKLALVGHQPDLGNWTEMLVWGTVKEQIVVKKAGIVGLNVPKIENPLGKSELFLLTSPKWLI
- a CDS encoding sulfite exporter TauE/SafE family protein, with the protein product MWHKYHRQLAFAIAIPIAILGGLMGLGGAEFRLPVLAGYLDYSARQAVPLNLAISLVTIVFSLFIRSKTLAFNSLIPNQPILLSLIVGAGISAWLGATWARKLSNEQLEKIILVFLVSIGLALIVEAFLPEALPAIVPDVLFLQIIFGIICGLAIGLVSSVLGVAGGELIIPTLIFGFGLDIKTAGTGSLIVSLPTVIVGIVRYIQKQAYSDRVIFKNTVIPMSLGSMIGAILGGMLVGIISARLLKLILGLILIISAFKVFNSLSFSEHRRD